The Gemmatimonadota bacterium genomic sequence GAGACAGCGCGATGTGCACCCTCGAGGGCATACCCCAACGCGGCATGCTGCGCGACCGTCGTCGTGGCAGGCCGCCAACGCGCGGCATCATGACACGCCGCACAGGGTTTGCTGGCCCCCGGCGCATCGTACCGACCCGCGTGCGGATCGACGTGACAGGCGGCGCACGTCACCTCGGGCACCCGGAGGGTCGCACGCGCCTTGCGCCCGGCCGGCGTGGCCAGTGGTGGGAGCCCCGGCCGCTGCGGGCCATGGCACGCAGCTGCACGCCACCTGTCCGTGTCGCCCGTCCAGGGTGACCGCTAGGGTCGCGTGTTCCTTCACGCCGAACTGGCTCGGGACAAACGCTGCGGTGGAGTGACACGCCTCGCAGGTGCCGGGGGCCGCCGTGCGCGCGAGGTCGCGTCCGTGGGCGTCCTCATGACACCCACTGCACGTGCGGGTGCCCAACGTGAGCCGCGCCGCCGGCCGTGGCCCGCGGCGTGCCGCAGGGGCGGGCGCCTTCACGGGGGTATGGCATGCCGCGCACTTCGTCGTGACATGCTTCCCGTCCAGCGGGTAGGTCGTGCGAGCGTGCTGCGCCACCGTGAAGGTGCTGGGCGTGAACCCGCTGACCGCATGGCAGGTCGCACAGTCACTGCGTGTGGTCGACGCCTCGTGCGGGTCCTGGTGACAGGTCGCGCATGTGGCAAACCCCGGCTTGCGCGTCGCGAGGTTGGTGCCATGGCACCCCTCGCACGATACCGCTGCGTGCCGCCCACGCAGGGGGTAGTTGGTCACCTGGTGGTTGAACCCACCCCGGTTGATGGCATCAAACGCACGCGTGACATGACAGCTCGCACACTTGGCTCCCAAGGCGCCGCGATGCGGGTCCGTATGGCAGGAGGAACATTCCTTGAACGGCACCGGCTTGAAGGTCCCGACGCGTGTGCCCTGCGCGTTGCGATGCACCGGCAGTCGCGACGTCTCATGGCACGCGGCGCACTTCACCTCGACATGCGCCCCGGTGAGCGGGTAATCCGAGCTGTCGTGCTTGAACCCGGGCGCGGGAGCCCACCCCTTCGCGTCATGGCATGAGGCACAACGCGCACCCAGGGAGCCGCGATGGGCGTCGTCCGGCTCATGGCAGCTGGCGCAGGTCGTGTTCAGGCCGATCCAGCCGGCCGTGTTCTTGCGCGCCGAGAGCGCCGCGACCGGCGCCGTGCGGTACTTCGGCGCATGGCACGATGTGCACTTGGCCTCCTGGTGCTTGCCCTCCAGGGCCCAACCGGCCTTCTGGTGGTCGAACCGCGTCGACGATCCACCCGGCCATTCGATCATCTCGAACGAAGCACCGGCATGGTCCGGATGGCACTGCGCGCAGGTCTTGCGCGAGGCGCGTCCTTCCCGCCCATGGTAGCCACGCCCCTCACGCTCGAGTGCGCCGACGTCCTTGTGACACGACACGCACATCACGGACATCGGTTCGCGGTTCAGTCCGTGACACTTCGCGCAGTTAGTGGCACCTTCCAGCGACTGGTGCGCGCGCGCCAGGGGCCCGGGGGAGATCTGCGCCCCACTCCGCGCGGGCGTCATCAGCATGATGAGTCCCACCGTCGCGGTTGCGAGCCACCGAACGCACTGGGCATCGCGCGTCATCCTGCCTTGGCCGGGGCGATCGGGACATCCTTTGGCACGAGCCGCACCCCGATCTTCTCCAGGAAGGTGTACGGGGCCTCTCCACCGATGCGCACGATCACGTCGTCGTTGGGCAGGATCGTGGTCTGCCCGTCGACCTCCAGCACGACCACCTCGGGCCGGACCTCGCGGAGCTGCGACCCCAGCATCAGCCGCACGGTGCCACGTTCGACAGCTGCGCCAAGTTTGTGCCGGTTGCGATCCTTCACGCGCCCGAACTCCTGCCCCCGGTACGAGAGGATGACCTCGGTCCCTGCCTGGTTGGCCAGTCCCACTGCCGACTCGATCGCGCTGTCGCCGCCGCCGACCACGAGGACCCGACGCCCCGCGAACGCTTCCATCTCCACCACGTCGTAGAAGACCTTCGCGAGGTCCTCGCCGGGGACGCCGAGCCGTCGGGGAGTGCCCCGTCGGCCCAGGGCGAGCACTACGCGCCGCGCGCGCCACTCCCGCTCCGGCGTGCCGATCACAAAGGCCTCCCCATCGCGCGCGATCCGCTCCACCTTCTGGTAGGTCTGTACCTGCAATCCGGTGTTGGCGACGATCGTCTCCCACACCTGCAGCAACGTCTCCTTCGACGCGTCCGCCACCCAGAGGTCACCATACAGCGGGATATGGACCGGCTCGGCGAGGAGCAGCTTGTGCCGCGGGTACTTGCGCACCGTGTCGCTCAACGACCCCTGCTCCAGCACCACGTATGAGAGCCCACGACGCAGGGCTTCGAGTCCTGCGCTGAGTCCGGCGGGGCCGGAGCCGACGATGCAGACGTCGACGGTGTCCTCGCGTCCGTCGGGCCGCACCTCCCCGGGAGGCAGTTCGCGCGCGACCTGCTCGACCGCAATCTTGCCCTCGTTGATGGCGTTCTTGATCAGGCCGCGGCCACCCAGTTCGCCGACGATGAACACCCCGCGCACATTCGACTGGAACCCCCCGTCGAGATCGGGGACGACGACGCGATTCACGGCCGTCCCCGCATTGACCGAAATGCCACCGACCGGGCAGGCCGCCACGCATTCGCCGTGGCCTACGCACAGTGCATCGTCAACGACGGCCAGCTTGCCACGCATCGTGATGGCGCCGACTTCCGGGCACGCCGCCACGCAGGTGCCACACCCCACGCAAATGTCCCCGCGGACCATGGCCCGGAGGGCACCCACCGCGCCTTCCGTCGCTTCTCGCCGGGACTCCGGCGCGCTCACCAACTCGTACATCTGCTGGGGAATGCCGCAGGATGGGCAATACGTGGACCCCTCCGGGACCGACGTCTGACATCGCGCACACGGTCGGCCACGCGGGGCCACCGGCGCGGCGGCGGACGCACTCGCGTGTGACCCGCCACGTCTGAGGTGCAACCAGACAAAGACCCCCGTGAGGGCAAAGAAACCGAGGGTCGTGAGCAGGTCGCCCATCAATAGAACCAGGTCGACCCGACCGCGACGACCACGACCACATGGATGACCACTGCGACCAGCGCGGTGATCGCAAACGGTCGGTGCGCCACGTGCCAGAACCGGAACACGCGGTGCGTCGCGTCCAGCAACCGGGCCTGCTGCGTGAGCGCGATCTCGCGCCGGGCCAGGCGGACCGCCTCGCGTGCAGCATCCGCGTGCGCGGCATCCACCTGGCCGCCCATCGCGGCCCATCGCTTGGGCAGGTCGTGCGCCAGTCGCCATCGTCGCCAATCACCAACGACGAGCTGCGTGAGCGCGGACCACGCCGTGATCGGTGCCTGCGCTTCCGCATCCACCTCGAGCGTCTGTGTCACTGCGGGGGCCGGCAGTCCCGTCAAGCGGGCAATCTCATCGACGAGGGCCGTGCGCTCGCGGGTGACCTCGTCGCGGGTCAGTTCCACGCCCGCACGCGTCCTCGGGATCCGCGTGTAGAGGTAGCGCCCCACGACGCCACTCGCGCACACCACGAGCATGGCATCGAAGCCCAGCCCGATCAGCCCCTGCGAGCGCCAGGCGGCATGGAGAGTGAGCAGGAGGGGAAGGCCAATGGCCGCGAAGACGTGGACGTCGAGCCAACGCCCCACCGACCCGGTCCAGGACAGGCGCTTCCAGCGCTTGCGAAGCGGATACAGCCAGAGAAACAGGAAGACGACCAACGCCACGAGTCCCGCCGACTGCCCCACGGTGCCCGAGGGGCGCAACAACTCGTGCGAGGCATGTCGCACCTGTTCGGCACGAGGCGCCAGGTAGTACGACGCCCCCGACAGGTTCGCGGCGGCCAGCAGTGTGAGCAGGATCACCACCGGCCATGCACGTGCGCGAGCGCGCGCCGCGGGGACGGCCGTGACAGGGGCGCCGCGATGAACAGGACGCGACGCCGCCGATGGCGATGTGGGTGCTGCCGGCGCCGTGGGGGAGACGCGGACAGCGAGGTTCGATTGTGGCATATCGGTTTACTGCCAGGACGCCACGGGAGCAACGTGGCCAGGGGCGCAACGGCAGGCATGACGCTGCACCCCCGCATCAGGGTATCACGAATCGTGGCACCCCGATGTGATGCGCATCATACGCTGGCCAACGTGAACCCTCGATGAACAGCGCCTAACGCGAC encodes the following:
- a CDS encoding NAD(P)-binding domain-containing protein, yielding MGDLLTTLGFFALTGVFVWLHLRRGGSHASASAAAPVAPRGRPCARCQTSVPEGSTYCPSCGIPQQMYELVSAPESRREATEGAVGALRAMVRGDICVGCGTCVAACPEVGAITMRGKLAVVDDALCVGHGECVAACPVGGISVNAGTAVNRVVVPDLDGGFQSNVRGVFIVGELGGRGLIKNAINEGKIAVEQVARELPPGEVRPDGREDTVDVCIVGSGPAGLSAGLEALRRGLSYVVLEQGSLSDTVRKYPRHKLLLAEPVHIPLYGDLWVADASKETLLQVWETIVANTGLQVQTYQKVERIARDGEAFVIGTPEREWRARRVVLALGRRGTPRRLGVPGEDLAKVFYDVVEMEAFAGRRVLVVGGGDSAIESAVGLANQAGTEVILSYRGQEFGRVKDRNRHKLGAAVERGTVRLMLGSQLREVRPEVVVLEVDGQTTILPNDDVIVRIGGEAPYTFLEKIGVRLVPKDVPIAPAKAG